Genomic window (Pectinophora gossypiella chromosome 5, ilPecGoss1.1, whole genome shotgun sequence):
AGGAAAAGAAAACATCAGGTgagtaacaaataaaatttctatattTTGTTTGGAATGTATATCACTTGTATTCATTATTCAATGTTCTGCCTATCAACATCCTTCGGACTTCGGAGGTTCCAGCACCAATTTCATAAAGCTTAGCATCTCTAAGTAGCCGGCCTGTTGGGTAGTCATTGATGTAGCCATTTCCACCTGTAATTAAAAtgcaaaattaataattgtttcTGAAAACTTTGGACAATATTTTAAATCAGATCAAGCAAGTTATTTCATAGTTTTAGTGACTTTATGTGCTGCTCTCCTTACGTaatgatgttttatttttcataaaacaaaGTGGTTATGAACAGGGAAAgggtttttgtttagttttctgtacatatttactttgcaaCTGAAGCAAGGATATCCTAGACACCAGGGTGAcaaagttggtaatccacctcataacccacacgatagaaaaagataggatattatatactttcttcTTCGTAATTTGGAGTTACCTATTTACCTAATATTTGTATAGCATCTAAAGCAATCTTTGTGGCTTTTTcggcgcaataaagtataacgCCAGCACAATCTTTGCTGTTGACATGACCCTCGTCCGCGGCCTTCGCGACGTTGTATAAGTAGCTACGACATGCGCTGAGTGTTGTGTACATATCGGCCATTTTACCCTGAAATTACACCAGAAAACATtgaatgtataatatgttactataactCGCAAAAACCGTCAAAAGtgaaaaagtaatatatcaTATTAACAAACTAgaatttattttgaaagaaaatattttttaaatatacatagtTAGAATTTTTGAAGGCCCAAATTGTATAATCCgataaaattgttattataaacataatCTGTCGCTGAAGAAACACAGCAGCGTAAAGCGGTACACAAGGAACATTTGGTCATGATGGACCAGGATTAGGATGGTTCCTAATCCTTTAGCCAACTCCCTCTTATCCTCTTGGGACATAAAAAGACTGAAACATGCGAATGTACTTACAGACTAATGAATAATGCAGCGCTGGCTGTATAGTTcaaaaacagtgaaaataacagAACAGATCTGATAATAGTCTAGGGACTGATGGcagataaatagcctatattcaattcaattcaattttttgaagtatggcttctgtcatctttgacaattctgccagtgtcgaggTTGGAGAATACACGTGGATCCGGAGTGAGTCAAATCGGTGTTGTTGTAGTAACAAATAGCCTATATTCATCCCACTACTAAATACCTACGTAATGTAGAATAGGTGCCTACCTATACTGCTTCActtcttattttgtttttgtcaaTTATGAAATGGCTGGAAGATGTGTTCTGTTTGCTAGTGGCTCATTAAGAAtcataacagcatcacgcctgtatccccgaaggggtaggcagagatgtatagtacatACACGCACTCCTCACCAGTTACGTTTAAACATTAAGAATCACAAGCTTGTATTATGAAATCGTACTTTACTTTTTACccattttaaatcaaatcaaatcaaatatactttattgcacagaactacatttaaacaatcagacataacactaATGTCACATCTACCTGTAATAACTGAAATTCGCCGATATTCTGTCCAAATTGTTTCCTAGTATGTGCATACTGGAAGGCGGTGTCGACCGCAGCCTGCATCAAACCGACAGGTCCAGCTGCAAGCACCAATCTCTCCAGGTCTAGTCCTGACATCAGCACGTACACGCCTTTGTTAACTTCACCTAGAACATTTGTTGCTGGGACCTGGAAACGTGTAGGtgggtagttcttcgaacacaCAGGGAGTCAATGtgagtaagataatccgtgctaggtactactacttactggtgtaagtaagttgtcgttacacgaggcatgtcaggcgcctttggcggctcactaataaccttgacaccagcgggcttagcaccgtaagcgcgcgactctttctcgcctcgacatacgtcactctctcacagtactgcacagaaagagacagacgatctctgtcgcggcgagaaagagtctcgtgcttacggtgctaggctgCGGGCCTATGAATGggttgaagttggtaatccacctctcaacccacacgatagaagaagaatgttattACCTTGAACGCAAATATATTCTAGAATCTTTTGTCTCTTTGCTAATACCCAGTTAGACATTACGTATGCCGCCAACTGTATATTTGCATAAAGACAAAAGAATTTAGGATATTTTTTGCGTTAACGGTATTGCCTTCCGGTTTACGAAGGTCTACccatgtattattttattccaaGAATTTCCAAATTCTATTTGCGTTTACCTCAGTTCGTTTCGGTTTTACAGAAGTTTTGTTGAggtattcatttataacaatataaGATGAGATTATTGTCACAAAACAcaataatagggtcgatttttcTTTATCAAACTAAACAAGTCGCGGTAGGCcccgtaaaagatggtgtgatcTGAACGCTTATCGGAGATATTGGGGATTGAGTTGAAAAGAGCAGAAGAATCAAGGGAATGCCTTTGCCCAGCAACAAAACATGGAAACTTGTTTTGAAAAACCTGCAGGCTCTGATAATTATATCGGGGGATTCGGCCAATAGACGCGTTTCAATAACGAAGGCtttctacgtagatagacgtcgtacgccTATTGGtcaaaggcctcgatataatttgtGCCGCGTGCGCGGTTGACGTGCCGCGCGCGAGGGCTGTATTGATAAACTTTCAAACTGAATCTAGACTTGAGTTAAATACCTTGCAGTCTTCAAATACCAGCTCTCCAGTGTTAGAACCCCTCATGCCTAATTTGTCCAGTTTCTGCGCTGTCGAGAAACCAGGATAATCTTTTTCAATCAGGAACGCTGTTATGCCGTGTTGTGGTTTGCTTGTAATATCTGTCTTTGCGTAAACCTGGAAAACAGTACACGGTATAGTAAAAGGTGTTCaactaaaaaacttttttgtgcgAAATCAGAGCTAGCAAGCCCCACAAATGTCTACATTTACGAGTGCCACCAAACAAATGACGACGTCCGGCGTAGATTTGACACGTCggacacgcctgtatccccaaaagggtaggtGGAGGTGTATGTAGTAGATTTACCAATCTGGCGAATGTAATTTAATACAAAACTAGAAATCCTGATATTCCGTGGGCACCCAATCGACTCAAATAGACGCGCTACCTTTACGTAAGCTACAACATTGCAACCTGGTTACGTATCTACTGAGTTATTGCATAGACAGGCGACAAAGTTGGCTTGGAATTGAACATCAATTTACATAcaaagtgcatacatacataaacttacgcctatttccttcCAGGGTAAATAttggctatggaattccatttgcttcgatcctgacatactttccttacttctcttgcttcctccacagttatcaatcgttttatacacgcacaccggttcagattATATCGTGCTAAACCTTTTTTGTCTATCTGTCTAAGGACCTCTCCAGTTTGGTCAACATATTATGTCCTTCTAAGTCTCcttctgccagccttaccaacaaccttcgccttatatTATAGCTAGCGATATGAAATGTAATAattcttcatccgctctacgtgtccagaTCCCTTTAACATTCCTTTCTCAATCttcgtcattattattttacaccacgtctctctttttatttatttttattttatttattttacataactcTATAACAATATATGTACAGGTATACCCAATGCGTCATCGTACGTAACATAAAagcgattaaatattttataaaacatagtATAGATAACATCTAGTACCCACTCATATAATTTAGAGACAGTTCTGTGAATTTCGCCACCGAACAAGTAAATAAGTCAACTTAGTAGTTTCGTTCCGCTATATCATTAATATAGCGCAAGGCACTAGTGACCGGAGCACAGTCCCCCATGGTCGTCCTCGAGGGCTGCACCAGGAACATTTACGGTATCCGCCTTAGTTCTCTCGCGTCTCAGGTACATTCAAGTGTAACGATGCCAGTATTTGAAGGTTATGAATCATTCCTCTAAATACCTTAAAGGCATATAAAACCAAAGCTTATTACACTGTACCTTATTCTATCACTATACAAAGTAATTCTCACCACTAACACATCGGCGTCAGGTGCGTTTGTGATCCAGAACTTGTTACCGTTCAGTACGTAGTAGTCGCCTTTCTTCTCAGCCCTCAGTTTCATAGATACCACGTCACTTCCTGAACCTGGCTCTGACATGGCCAATGCTCCCATATGTTCTCCTGAACATAGCTGAAACCACCAATTATGGTCAGTTTTAACTCTTagcgtggtattaataaactaatctcagtttcGAGCCTGCCCTTAAGATcaagtcaatgtgacagttcttatgatataaaaacaggaacttgagcacgatcttgagaacagtctcagctgagattagtttattaataccacccttattcAACTACGTCAAAATTCAGATTTCCCGaagatgttatttttaaaatgtaaggACCTTTCAAAACAACTTTGGCTCATGTGAAGCGTTTTGCTATCCCCTTCTAGGCATAGGTAATTATGTTACATAGACCTCCGTTGAGTACATTAtactcaaaaataaaagaaaaaaaatgtattcctaaatataaaatattcggCGTCCAGTTTTAtttgcattcttcttcttctttgcgagtcaatTTGCATTGAAGTGTTGAGTTCTCAAACAGAGATTTTAATCATACTTTAATTTTAGACAAGCACCATCTATAACTTTTCGTTTACCTTGGGCAAATATTTGCTCTTCTGTTCGTGTGTGCCATTCCTATTAATTTGGTTTACGCACAAGTTGGAATGAGCTCCGTAAGATAACGCTATAGAACCACTTGCCCTGAAAAAAGTTACAATAATACATCATATCGGagacttaattaaattacaatacaatacagttaATGAATTATAACttatgatcttcttctatcgtgtagtttatgaggtgtattaccaacttcatcaaccctggtgtcagagatattattgagtcgccaaaggcccctgacatgactcatgtaacgactacgtacttacatcagtaagtaataaccgggaccaacggcttaacgtgccttccgaagcacggatcgtcttacctttggacaattaggtgatcagcatgtaatatcctaagcaaactagggatcacaaagtgatttttgtgatatgtcccccaccgggattcgaacccgggacctccgttgagctcaacactcaaccactggaccacggaggccgtcactaTATAACTTATGAtgattatttgtaataaaatactcTCATAGCAAAAAACCAACCTGCAGTAGAGCAAATATCCTCATTCCTTTTAGTTGATTGAGGCTCTATTATGTTATGTAGCATAAAATTGATACTACATGAACAGGGCACAGGACTCACCTCATAATTCAAAAAGGGTATGAAGCTTAACCCATCACGCAACTCCACCGCAGTAGAAACACCCGTATCAGAGTTCGTTTTGAAAAGTTCGTTTCAAGAACTGCCCCGACCGGGCATCGGACATGGGACGTCTATTTGGTGGTCAATTTTAATGAATGTTTCATGCgattaaaagtaataactaattaaTATACCTTGAAAGTTCTTCCATGATGACACAATGGTCGGAATACTTCCCTCCTGTGCCGCCATAGTCAGGGTTTGCTGTAATGCCTAAAAAtaaccataaacatacttaggtatttaCTCTTTTAAAGATTCTTAACGGTGTTAGTATAGTATGTGCGTTACTTAAGGAAGCTCCCCCAATAAAGGGAAATATTCATATTactactgtagcagagtacaaactctgcacatactggcctttcgttctgaccgtcaatcattttaaattacgaaattctcattccattccgcatttcctttcattttacactgactcattgcatccccgaccttcataagaagaacataaataatttaacacgttgaaatttattattttactttctttaattttactCTTTTACTGTATTATCTACTAGCTACTCTGCAAATTTTTCATAATTGTAAATTTATCTGTTTAATATCTGGAGGTGGCGACCTGGTGTCCTAATGACAggttttacctagtttaggcaccagcctcttctcaaaaattgtatgcacaaaccaaatgtcttttgttatggattcttttttgtagaggaaataaactttttacttactttattatactgtttagccCTCGCCGTGCTCTCTAATTCTGGATTTGTTTGTaaagtgttattaataaactgtatatattcctgctgatgtttataagttattttgtcATCGTTTATCACCTCTACtttgccggcacgtcgggatatcATCCTCACCACCCATCGTGCCGCACTCCTTAGGCGTTCGGGCCAGGAGCCAATATCCATTTCGCCAATTTTAAATTCTAACTATTAGGTTAACATTATTAGGTTATTGTCAGTGAGGCCCTTtggttcactggcttgcttcccgattccggacttgcaccaatgagttattaatttagctcgaccgttatagacggcttattttcccttaaaaagtagcttgaagaatgctacaccgacaagagcgtggctcttaaattagtgatgatcattacagacggcggcggtacggctcaccgcctatcatgatggtctaacagaaagttcggagAGGTGTATgcacttagatcatcttgcgatggatgtacttctggctaatccaattaggatataactgtgagcttatattatagttatgttgttattattaACAAACCCAATAATCCAAGTTCACCCAGCTTCTTCCAGAAGGGTCTGAGTTCTTTGAAATTGTTCTCCTTGTCGATCTCCGCCGCTTTTGGCGCCAGTTCCTTTTGTGCGAAGTCGAACACTGTATTTCTTAActgaaacatgaattcaactaaataaaatactttgctTAACAAACATtgtgcattgttactaacaaattatggatgtatacgtattatccgaaataaattgttttgaattgaattaaccTTGTCATACAAACTTTCAGTCAGACAAAATTTACGATCGAAATATCCAAAGGGGCGGGGAGAGATATCTTGCAGCCACATTTCACTTCACTCTTACAGCAGCCACATTTCGTAATGAAAGCCTAAGATGAATATAATGTTCAGGAGGCTAAAAgtctacattgaagcaattaattttaaaagcaatattgcaatttgacataacttacgcatataaaagtaagtgcgtaatgtcaaCATTATTTCACATAACAATATAGCTTtatttgatgaattgcttcagtcTGGCGTTTTTAATTTTCATCTCACAGGTTACTAGCCCAACGATCGCCCAAATATAGATAGTTCATGATGTTGGATAAATGTTTTGTTAGTTTGTGGTTGTTCCAACCCCGATTGCGATTGCAGGCGTGAGCTGTATCTGTAAGTCTTtctgattatacagggtgttaaagtattgtgtaggtaaataaatataagtcagAGTATAGTcagaaataagtaaatatagtcAGAATTCATTGCCCCTCTACGATTTACTTATAACTGTTATCATTTGATTAAACAACATGTTTTACTATTGTCGTCATTCATACACTAATGTAATacgtaattaatataattaataatactaaTTATTGTATGAATTTACCAAAACACTACAAAACTACTAGTAGACTTGATAATCTACTGCAAACAAACATAAATCTGTGTCAAAATTAAGTTTGATATTCCAAATAAGTACCGATATATCttctataaaaatacaaaataataataatatatgaatgggtaggtacattatacAATGTACAGTCAAAAGCAAATAGTGACAGTCAACAAAAagtatacatatagttagcaacgtccagaatgtccaataattgGGGACGctcaaggtggccgtatagatagtaacactaagtgaccaaaaacatcggcacaacctgcgtgttGAAAAAGTTGACAATAACCTAATCGTCCACATATTTTTGAACATTTTAACTGCTTGGATACATTGGCGCAGTGAGTGTTGTCATATTTACGGCGACATAATTGAGCCGAACTATTTAACGAACTATACATTGTAAGCGTCTCGCGAATCTGGACGATAAGTTGTTGCCAACATTTtcactatttgcttctgactgtacaaagatttatgatgcgggtgtagggtaagtggtagagttggaagagtaAGTCCTAGGCGTACGTACcgcgatcaaatccaggatgtttgaTGCAAACGCCAGCTCTAGAATATTCTAAAACGCCGAGCATGTATGAAGACTTTAACGAGAGAGGAGGAAGCGAAATtggcgtgtcaggatcgtaataagtggaattACGTCGTTTCtccctaccccaacgggaaataggcgtggccttatgtatgtcatcatcatcagccgtacgacgcccactgataggcctcccccatggatttccacgacgatcggtcctgcgctgcccgcatccagcggcttcccgcgaccttcaccagatcgtcggtccaccatgtagcgggcctacccactgagcgtcgtccgatacgtggtcgccattctagaacctttccgccccagcggccatcggttctcctcgctatgtgtcctgcccactgccacttcagcattacaattctccgagctatgtcctTATGTATGTAGCCTATATGTATGTGGccttatgtatgtaggtacattataattACCTGTTGCTGTTCATCGGACAATCCAAACACATGTTCGTCTATGGGATAATGCGACATGCATCTTCCACCGGTTTTGTTCGCGATAATTCGCCTGACACAAGCGAGTCGAGTAGCCATTGCGCGACGTTCGCTTATCACGACTACATACGTACTGAACTCGAAACGAAAACAAGTTTAATACTGATTAAATTATCATACTTTAATGCATGATGATAAGCTGTATTCCCAGGAGGCAAGAGCGAAAGTCGTAAGTGGTCAACAAATAATGTTATCTTTTGTCAATTGTGTTTTATACTTTGATTGTGTCAAGTTGAGAATATTTTCAGTGTAATTAGTTAGCTTGTTTAAGCAAGAAGACATGACGTCATAAACATATACATGATGTAATAAATAGGCTCTGTTCTACTATGTATGtcaaccatagagcaacacgaacATCCGATGTCAACACACAAACTTTTGAGTAAACGGCGTTTAAAGATTTGTAACGTTACGAATTTTGCATAAAATATAGGAACACACAGGAATAAAATTGCATAAATGCGTCTAGTCACACCAGCTACTCATGTTTCAGTTCCGCATTATGATTTCAACCCCATAACTTATTATTGCAAAATACATTACAAGGATTATTTATTCTGCTAAAGATATTTtttctatgatttttttttcacacaaatgataaaaagaaatagaaaccTTGAGGTCTCTACAATAGGACAATATTTATAAGTCATATCATGTTTATTTTGTGGGTTGACATACATATGCTTCTGCATATGTACCCAGAGTCCAAATCCTATACTACTGTgccactgctgtgcacaggcctcccttcaatcaaccggatatgTTTGGACTAGTAGCGAATCCATTTGCCAGTTATTAAGTTGTTCGAAGGCCTCCAACGTAACGATACGACACGAGTCAAATGATCAGGTcttacttaacgtgccctccgacgcacggtatttattaaagattttctTTCCTCTGACCCTGAACCTAAATACTTAAACAATCGATATGTGTACTTTTCGTgtgataatttatgaaaatCAACGTAAGTAATCTAGTGAATTATAATGATATTATCATTTCCAATATATCTAGCCATCAAAATATCTATAgataatagtaagtaattaaaatatttatctcaGTACTACAGCAGTAGGGGGTGTAAGATTAAATCGAATTAAtggtatataaaaaaacaggTCAAGAGCACTCTAAACGTGCGAGCACATGAAGACTTTGATCAGAGTGTTGTTAcggtcgtagtaagtggaattctgtggtctcaGCCCAACCTCAACgggtaataggcgtgatcttatacaTACAGACGGAGTTGTGGACGGCAAGCGTAGCGTCCACTTTTGTAAGGAAAGGGAACTAAACAAAAGAAGTTTATCcatataattaatttactttatgTAATCATGATAGTACAGCTAACAGCTTTAAAAGCaccaatttaattaaattacatacaaCAGTTTATAGTATTTAAACCTCTTATAAATTAACAGTACGTCCCTTTTATacaataatagaaataaaataattcttttGAAACAATAtacacaagtataaaaatactttttttttgaaatggtaaaacataataataataaaatattaaaatttcttGATTCtgtttcaaataaaaacacagTTACACAAACATTAGTCAATTCTAGATTTCCGTATCGAAACAACatttacaatttgtcaaaatgcAGTCGCTGAAGGAATgcagacttaaaataaaatcatttaaaaatcacATATTGATAAAAAATCTCATTAATATAACATCCAAAGGGAATGTAAATACATAACTAATTACGTAATGTCAcatattacgtatatatttacGTAAACAATCAAAATTATATCTATTGCACATCATATTTAAGTACAAAAGCAAAAAAGCATCacagtaaagtaaaaataaaataataaaaaaatggtcATACCAGATTTGTGACTATTAATATATTGCGAGTTTTACATGAAAAAacaaactgttttgtttatttttttatattacgaaATGTGTATTTCTGTTGACCAATACATTATGTAGTAAGCTTTTATACCCCATATGTAttcgtcatatttttttattctttttatttatttacaaaggagccagaaatgttttaaataacaaGATATAGATTAGATCCTTGTATAAGTTAGAAGCGAGGCCAAATTATCGCAATTACATTGTACGATCGCAGAACTTATTCGGTTTCTGACTTCAGTTGGTTTCCATTTTGGCTTTCAACGACTGGTAATACTCTGCTAAGACCTTCCACGCAGAAGGCGCCATGAATCCCTTTGGTGGCTCCTTTCCTGCCTTTGCGAGTCCTGTTGAAAAACAACAAATGAATTATATTTCattgtaaatgtatataaataacataagactatattccaatttaggtagtcagaggtacatccatcacgtgatgaactaagtacccacacctcaccgagctttctgttagaccaacataataggtggtgagccgtatcgccgccggtcgagccaactgtgttagtgaaaactgcacttaatgattattattaagtatttaataataataataatctttattgaacatagacttacaattttacattaataaaaatatagacaactataatatgaccaattactcaagatatgcggcggtccctgcactaagctcagcttgtatcgcaggggccagagtacgatttcctgtcaggatttacaaaaaaatattatgtaagtgactgtaagtctttaataagaaataaagagtCTATAAACCTACTTAAGATTactcgttggtgcaagtccggtgccggagttcgaaccggcgctccccgtttgagaagcaagtcagtGAACAAcagttcaatattcaatattcaatattctttatttgcatacta
Coding sequences:
- the LOC126367059 gene encoding isovaleryl-CoA dehydrogenase, mitochondrial; this translates as MATRLACVRRIIANKTGGRCMSHYPIDEHVFGLSDEQQQLRNTVFDFAQKELAPKAAEIDKENNFKELRPFWKKLGELGLLGITANPDYGGTGGKYSDHCVIMEELSRASGSIALSYGAHSNLCVNQINRNGTHEQKSKYLPKLCSGEHMGALAMSEPGSGSDVVSMKLRAEKKGDYYVLNGNKFWITNAPDADVLVVYAKTDITSKPQHGITAFLIEKDYPGFSTAQKLDKLGMRGSNTGELVFEDCKVPATNVLGEVNKGVYVLMSGLDLERLVLAAGPVGLMQAAVDTAFQYAHTRKQFGQNIGEFQLLQGKMADMYTTLSACRSYLYNVAKAADEGHVNSKDCAGVILYCAEKATKIALDAIQILGGNGYINDYPTGRLLRDAKLYEIGAGTSEVRRMLIGRTLNNEYK